A stretch of Rhodoferax potami DNA encodes these proteins:
- the istB gene encoding IS21-like element helper ATPase IstB, which yields MSLQMERLRELCDQLRLLNLPDQLAHLGQMAAKKELGYLEFLEQALRGEALARVERTRAMLTRIAGFPAIKTLDEFDFQFASGVPKPLVQELGSLAFVERSENVVLLGASGVGKTHLAIALGYRATQAGIKTRFITAADLLMTLSTALRQNTLEEAIKRIVRPYRLLIIDEVGYLPMNREQANLLFQVIAKRYEVGSLILTSNLPFGQWDQTFADDATLTAALLDRLLHHAHVVPISGDSYRLKDKRRAGVIAASSNTLLKRKRSHLDTQEEQAA from the coding sequence ATGAGCCTGCAAATGGAAAGACTGCGTGAACTGTGTGATCAGCTGCGCCTGCTCAACTTACCCGATCAGCTTGCCCACTTGGGGCAAATGGCGGCCAAGAAAGAGCTGGGGTACCTGGAGTTCCTGGAGCAAGCCTTGCGTGGCGAGGCTCTAGCCAGAGTGGAGAGAACACGCGCCATGCTCACGCGCATAGCGGGCTTCCCCGCCATCAAGACGCTTGATGAGTTTGACTTCCAGTTTGCCAGCGGCGTGCCCAAACCCCTGGTACAGGAGCTTGGCAGTCTGGCCTTCGTGGAGCGCAGCGAGAACGTGGTCTTGCTGGGCGCCAGTGGGGTGGGCAAAACCCACTTGGCCATCGCCTTGGGCTACAGGGCAACCCAGGCTGGAATCAAGACGCGTTTCATCACGGCGGCAGATCTGCTGATGACACTGAGCACGGCACTACGGCAGAACACCCTGGAAGAGGCTATCAAACGCATCGTGCGTCCCTACCGGCTGTTGATCATTGACGAGGTCGGGTACCTTCCCATGAATCGGGAACAGGCGAATCTTCTGTTCCAAGTCATTGCCAAACGCTATGAAGTGGGAAGTCTCATCCTGACCTCCAATCTGCCGTTTGGGCAATGGGACCAGACGTTTGCAGACGATGCCACGCTGACAGCGGCGCTACTTGACCGACTGCTCCACCACGCCCATGTGGTCCCGATTTCAGGAGACTCCTATCGCCTGAAAGATAAGCGGCGTGCCGGTGTGATTGCCGCCAGCAGCAATACCCTACTCAAACGAAAACGCAGTCACCTTGATACACAGGAGGAACAGGCAGCCTAA
- the istA gene encoding IS21 family transposase codes for MITNEEYMELKVLRKHRLSLREISAQTGMAVNTVRKYLEGGPPAMKKLPERKSKLDPFKDYLAGRIQAAKPDWIPATVLQREIAAQGYTGSVRILQEYLKELRPQARPDPVVRFETQPGEQMQMDWIEFRKSGHKDGMLAAFVATLGHSRATFAEFVTDMKLETLLACHVRAFESFGGVTREVLYDNMKTVILKRDAYGKNLHQFQGAFADFAHHHGFVPRVCKPYRAKTKGKVERMNGYIRRSFWVPLVASMKQQCLVVDADTANREMRTWLRDVANVRIHGTTGCVPALALQQERTHLLAIPSAYSGRTVRQLQKVTGSGAAVRPIPAAAWRGLQHPLAMYDTLVHNQASAGGRP; via the coding sequence ATGATTACGAACGAGGAGTACATGGAACTCAAGGTTTTAAGGAAGCACAGGCTGAGCTTGCGCGAGATATCGGCGCAAACTGGAATGGCAGTCAACACGGTGCGTAAGTATTTGGAGGGCGGTCCGCCGGCCATGAAGAAACTGCCGGAACGTAAAAGCAAGCTCGATCCATTCAAGGACTACTTGGCTGGACGTATTCAGGCGGCCAAGCCTGATTGGATTCCCGCAACGGTGCTGCAGCGTGAGATTGCCGCACAGGGGTATACGGGCTCCGTGCGCATCCTGCAGGAGTACCTCAAGGAGTTGCGTCCACAGGCGCGCCCGGATCCGGTTGTGCGGTTCGAGACCCAGCCCGGTGAGCAAATGCAGATGGACTGGATCGAGTTCCGCAAGTCTGGGCATAAAGACGGCATGTTGGCGGCGTTTGTGGCAACGCTTGGCCACAGCCGGGCGACCTTCGCGGAGTTTGTCACAGACATGAAGCTGGAGACACTACTGGCGTGCCATGTCAGGGCGTTCGAGAGCTTTGGTGGAGTCACCCGTGAAGTGCTGTACGACAACATGAAGACCGTCATCCTCAAGCGTGACGCCTACGGCAAGAACCTGCACCAGTTCCAGGGTGCCTTTGCTGACTTTGCGCACCACCATGGCTTTGTGCCGCGGGTGTGCAAGCCCTATCGGGCCAAGACCAAGGGCAAAGTCGAACGCATGAATGGCTACATCCGGCGCAGCTTCTGGGTGCCATTGGTGGCGAGTATGAAGCAGCAATGCTTGGTGGTGGACGCGGACACAGCCAATCGGGAAATGCGCACCTGGCTGCGTGACGTTGCCAATGTGCGGATCCACGGAACCACTGGGTGTGTGCCGGCACTGGCTTTGCAACAGGAGCGCACACATCTGCTGGCCATCCCCAGCGCCTACAGTGGGCGAACAGTGCGTCAATTGCAAAAAGTCACCGGTAGCGGCGCAGCAGTCCGGCCAATTCCAGCCGCGGCATGGCGAGGCCTGCAGCATCCTCTGGCGATGTATGACACGCTGGTGCACAACCAAGCCTCAGCAGGAGGACGACCATGA
- a CDS encoding HNH endonuclease, whose translation MLFPYTYVPHQMEKMQTFIDFIFHEVWCKAPTSGPFGLNLFDANVELREVMEAFYYSDAQGADFFYGHVERIYGLFSALTAVQINQFGQWYHGNNDLEKVCANHPETHLARYADIAVNHKDLAAQLSTFFKGLYSQSLLDLAALRAKIGDIEDHYQTFVATNKAGKCPFCGIGDIKGEHHSKREAYDHYLPKALYPFNSINFWNLAPACHECNSTYKLSKDPAHNPAGRLSRAV comes from the coding sequence ATGCTGTTTCCGTACACCTATGTGCCGCACCAGATGGAAAAGATGCAGACGTTCATCGACTTCATCTTTCATGAGGTGTGGTGTAAGGCCCCGACAAGTGGCCCTTTTGGTCTGAACCTGTTTGACGCCAACGTGGAGTTGCGCGAAGTAATGGAGGCCTTCTATTATTCCGATGCGCAAGGTGCTGATTTCTTTTACGGCCATGTGGAGCGAATCTACGGCCTGTTTTCGGCGCTAACCGCCGTGCAGATCAATCAGTTTGGGCAGTGGTATCACGGAAATAATGATTTGGAAAAAGTGTGCGCCAATCATCCGGAAACACACCTCGCCCGGTACGCCGACATCGCCGTTAATCACAAAGACCTTGCTGCCCAGCTCAGCACTTTCTTCAAGGGCTTGTACTCGCAGTCTCTGCTGGACCTCGCAGCACTGCGCGCGAAAATTGGTGACATCGAGGATCACTATCAAACCTTTGTGGCTACCAACAAGGCTGGGAAATGCCCGTTTTGCGGCATCGGCGATATCAAGGGCGAACATCACAGTAAACGTGAGGCCTACGATCATTACCTTCCCAAGGCGCTCTATCCGTTTAACTCCATCAACTTTTGGAATCTCGCGCCGGCCTGCCATGAATGCAACAGCACCTATAAGCTCAGCAAGGACCCTGCTCACAATCCTGCCGGGCGGCTGTCACGCGCAGTATGA
- a CDS encoding restriction system-associated AAA family ATPase, translating to MKLLRLKITDPAGFRSLPCGFEHHFRTEWSLQDEQAQPDGFAPYVCAGPNGSGKSNLLEALAAIFFQLEIQRVRRSFLPEVLQNTDQDFSPVAFELDYLIRIPVEYRGPDSPAWAKVGVWKNPSESVRFQWENQSDFDTDLYKVFNGGHADILLPQYVLGYSSGENEILSLPFFKLRFVQFDEYWTALAKQLPYPGRPDARLAYLDSGFSQAILLCNLLFQDETTLQPFREDVGIEALKEFRIILRRSIPLTRQQAEAFTAGDYVQPGYTQDGYFADNAAIGLDPETGDYRLKLLHGLEGDERTSIIEKLKRCATLHFHDEATDTLILDYWVNERTKDAFRDNFDDSALSLFQALQVLLTLNLYSVSDSLKSDLYTSTSYYVGETVPTLASDQRIMRFKFMRFTKQGVARPMMLKELSDGEHQLLHSLGLCLLFRDTNSLFLLDEPETHFNPDWRANFISRLRQCLPANRECGQEMLITTHTPFLISDSKPDKVLVFAKDKASGKVSISHPEYNTLGASINKITMSTFGKRETIGGHAQALLEALRARFEQGGQDKEALITEIHQQLGDSVEKVLLIKAILDGDQPSNGEAQS from the coding sequence ATGAAACTGCTGCGCCTCAAGATCACGGACCCGGCAGGCTTTCGCAGCCTGCCCTGTGGTTTTGAGCATCACTTCCGCACGGAATGGAGCCTGCAGGATGAACAGGCCCAGCCCGACGGCTTTGCGCCATACGTCTGCGCTGGCCCCAATGGCAGCGGCAAGTCTAATCTGCTCGAAGCACTTGCAGCGATCTTCTTTCAGCTGGAAATCCAGCGGGTGCGCCGCAGTTTTCTGCCAGAAGTTTTGCAGAACACCGATCAAGATTTTTCGCCGGTAGCGTTTGAGCTGGATTACCTGATCCGCATACCCGTTGAGTACCGTGGCCCCGACAGTCCAGCGTGGGCGAAAGTGGGCGTGTGGAAAAACCCCAGTGAATCGGTGCGCTTCCAGTGGGAGAACCAGAGCGACTTCGACACCGACCTTTACAAGGTTTTCAATGGCGGTCACGCCGATATCCTGCTGCCTCAGTACGTGCTGGGCTATTCGTCGGGCGAGAACGAGATCCTCAGCTTGCCCTTCTTTAAGCTGCGTTTCGTCCAGTTCGACGAATACTGGACAGCACTGGCCAAACAGCTACCTTATCCTGGCCGCCCAGATGCGCGATTGGCCTACCTCGATAGTGGATTCAGCCAGGCCATCCTGCTGTGCAACCTGCTGTTTCAGGACGAGACCACGCTCCAGCCCTTCCGCGAGGATGTCGGCATTGAGGCGCTCAAGGAATTTCGCATCATTTTGCGGCGGAGTATCCCGCTGACACGGCAACAAGCCGAGGCTTTTACTGCGGGTGATTATGTCCAGCCCGGTTATACGCAGGATGGCTACTTTGCAGACAACGCTGCCATAGGTCTTGATCCTGAGACTGGCGACTACCGCCTCAAGTTGCTGCATGGGCTGGAAGGCGACGAGCGCACGTCCATCATCGAAAAGCTCAAGCGTTGCGCTACCCTGCATTTTCATGACGAGGCCACCGATACGTTGATCCTGGACTATTGGGTCAATGAACGGACGAAAGATGCCTTCCGCGACAATTTCGATGATTCCGCGTTGTCCCTGTTCCAGGCACTGCAAGTCCTGCTTACGCTTAACTTGTATTCGGTCAGCGATTCGTTGAAGTCGGATCTCTACACATCCACCAGCTATTACGTCGGCGAAACGGTGCCGACGCTGGCATCCGACCAGCGCATCATGCGTTTCAAGTTCATGCGCTTCACGAAGCAGGGCGTGGCGCGACCGATGATGCTCAAAGAGCTGTCGGATGGCGAGCATCAATTGCTGCACAGCCTCGGGCTATGCCTGCTGTTTAGGGACACCAACAGTCTGTTCCTGCTCGATGAGCCCGAAACCCACTTCAATCCCGATTGGCGCGCCAACTTCATCAGCCGTTTGCGCCAGTGCCTGCCGGCCAATAGGGAATGCGGGCAGGAAATGCTAATTACCACTCATACGCCATTCCTGATCTCCGACAGCAAACCAGACAAGGTGCTGGTGTTTGCCAAAGACAAGGCCAGCGGCAAGGTCAGCATCAGCCACCCGGAATACAACACGCTGGGCGCGTCGATCAACAAGATCACCATGAGCACCTTCGGGAAGCGCGAAACCATCGGCGGCCATGCGCAGGCCTTGCTGGAGGCGTTGCGGGCCCGCTTCGAGCAGGGCGGCCAAGACAAGGAAGCTCTGATCACGGAGATTCACCAGCAACTCGGCGACTCGGTAGAAAAGGTGCTGCTGATCAAGGCCATCCTTGACGGCGATCAGCCAAGCAATGGGGAGGCGCAGAGCTGA
- a CDS encoding restriction endonuclease subunit S — translation MKQAKLKDLFDYLPKSKVQAGEGFAKGMYPFYTSSENQTKYLNEYQHDPGCLVFGTGGKASLHFTTRRFSTSTDCITIKPKPDLQIDAAYVFQYFKGNMQVLENGFKGAGLKHISKAYLSDIQIPYPEDIDDQRRIAHLLVKIDGLIAQRKQHLQRLDDLLKSVFLEMFGDPILNPHGFPVKKLSEFYVNPKEGTKCGPFGSALKKEELVDAGVPVWNMDNIDSNGRMSLQFRMWITADKYDELAAYSVKDGDIIISRAGTVGKMCVARMNGQSAIISTNLIRLRLGNELRPLHFVSLMLYCKGRVGRLKTGADGAFTHMNTGVLDSLELPYPPVELQDLFGEIATKVEGVKSRYQQSLADLEALYGALSKQAFKGELNLSRVPLPGIQPEEEKVVATDPLQSPVEQGQAIHLPNSANMLAALESTEARKNLLAQWLDAYRNQLGSTPFSVQDFMEEAQTQLVKLHKDGDFELGSNDYEHIKAWVFEALAAGTLKQAFDDAGNRIELKAA, via the coding sequence ATGAAGCAAGCCAAACTCAAGGATCTTTTTGACTACCTCCCAAAGTCAAAGGTCCAAGCCGGTGAAGGTTTTGCGAAGGGCATGTATCCCTTCTACACGTCTAGCGAGAACCAAACAAAGTATCTGAATGAGTATCAGCATGACCCCGGCTGCTTGGTGTTTGGAACGGGCGGGAAAGCTAGTTTGCATTTCACGACTCGTCGTTTTTCGACCTCTACCGACTGCATCACAATCAAGCCCAAGCCGGATTTGCAAATCGATGCCGCGTATGTCTTCCAGTATTTCAAGGGCAACATGCAGGTCCTCGAAAATGGGTTTAAAGGGGCTGGCCTAAAGCACATTTCCAAGGCATATCTTTCAGATATTCAGATACCGTATCCGGAAGATATTGATGACCAGCGACGCATTGCCCATCTGCTCGTAAAAATCGACGGGCTGATCGCCCAGCGCAAACAACATCTGCAAAGACTCGACGACCTGCTCAAGAGCGTGTTTCTGGAGATGTTCGGCGACCCGATTCTGAATCCTCATGGCTTCCCTGTAAAAAAGCTTTCGGAGTTCTATGTCAATCCGAAAGAGGGCACTAAGTGCGGCCCATTTGGAAGTGCATTGAAGAAGGAGGAACTGGTTGACGCGGGCGTACCAGTCTGGAATATGGACAACATCGACTCAAATGGACGAATGTCGCTTCAGTTTCGCATGTGGATAACCGCTGACAAATACGACGAGCTTGCAGCGTACTCGGTGAAGGATGGCGACATCATTATTTCGCGGGCCGGTACCGTCGGAAAGATGTGTGTCGCTCGCATGAACGGACAGTCTGCAATCATCAGCACCAATCTGATTCGCCTTCGCCTAGGCAATGAGCTACGGCCCCTACACTTCGTTTCACTGATGCTGTATTGCAAAGGGCGAGTCGGGCGCTTGAAAACAGGGGCAGACGGTGCCTTCACGCACATGAATACTGGGGTTCTGGATTCGCTTGAGCTCCCATATCCGCCTGTCGAGCTTCAAGACCTATTTGGGGAGATTGCCACCAAGGTTGAGGGTGTCAAATCCCGCTACCAGCAAAGCCTCGCCGATCTCGAAGCCCTCTACGGCGCGTTGAGCAAGCAGGCTTTCAAGGGCGAGCTAAATTTGTCGCGCGTGCCCTTGCCGGGCATACAACCTGAGGAAGAAAAAGTCGTGGCAACTGATCCGTTGCAGTCCCCCGTCGAGCAAGGCCAGGCTATCCACTTACCTAACAGCGCGAATATGCTGGCTGCGCTTGAGAGCACTGAGGCGCGCAAGAATCTGCTGGCGCAGTGGCTGGATGCTTATCGCAATCAACTAGGCAGCACGCCATTTTCGGTACAAGATTTCATGGAAGAGGCACAAACGCAACTGGTGAAACTGCACAAAGACGGCGACTTCGAATTGGGCTCGAATGACTACGAACACATTAAAGCGTGGGTGTTCGAGGCACTGGCAGCTGGCACACTAAAACAAGCGTTTGACGACGCGGGCAACCGTATCGAACTCAAGGCGGCATAG
- a CDS encoding type I restriction-modification system subunit M encodes MLQNNPELKSKIDQLWNKFWSGGISNPLTAIEQITYLLFMKRLDELDQKRQADAEWTGEKYTSKFEGSWVPPEYKTKLTGRETDFELINIRSQDERKYGVSRQSLRWSEFKRMQAEEMLQHVQGKVFPFLKDLNGAESNFTHHMKNAVFIIPKPALLVEAVKTIDDIFEVMEKESKEKGQAFQDIQGDVYEFLLSEIATAGKNGQFRTPRHIIKLMADLVQPQLGHKIADPACGSGGFLLGASQYIVTQLAIKASSKDLTPDEDGFVRTSVAAALTKNAQDTLAKSLWGYDIDQTMVRLGLMNLMMHGIDEPHIDYKDTLSKSYTEEAEYDIVMANPPFTGSIDKGDINENLQLDTTKTELLFVENIYRLLKTGGTACVIVPQGVLFGTGKAFKELRQRLVDRCDLKAVITLPSGVFKPYAGVSTAILLFTKVWGPKDKVSKPATGHVWFYEMDADGYSLDDKRSKQEGYGDLQDIIACYRARDAATDIDRTAKCFMVPRSEIADEKNSYDLSLSRYKQDVFEEVHYDAPGVILDQLIQAEVGDVDEAELGKVQSGIVRELLELKGMVG; translated from the coding sequence ATGCTACAAAACAACCCCGAACTCAAAAGCAAGATAGACCAGCTCTGGAACAAGTTCTGGAGCGGTGGCATCAGCAACCCGCTTACCGCCATCGAGCAGATCACCTACTTGCTCTTCATGAAACGGCTAGATGAGCTGGACCAAAAGCGCCAAGCCGATGCCGAGTGGACAGGAGAGAAATACACCTCGAAGTTTGAGGGCAGCTGGGTTCCACCAGAATACAAAACGAAACTCACTGGGCGAGAGACGGATTTCGAGTTGATCAACATTCGCTCGCAGGATGAGCGCAAGTATGGCGTTTCGAGACAAAGTCTGCGCTGGAGCGAATTCAAGCGAATGCAGGCCGAAGAGATGCTGCAGCACGTGCAGGGCAAGGTGTTCCCGTTTCTCAAGGACCTGAACGGCGCCGAATCCAACTTCACCCACCACATGAAGAACGCGGTCTTCATCATCCCCAAGCCCGCCCTGCTGGTGGAAGCGGTGAAGACCATCGACGACATCTTCGAGGTGATGGAGAAGGAATCGAAGGAGAAAGGCCAGGCCTTCCAGGACATCCAGGGCGATGTCTATGAATTCTTGCTGTCCGAAATCGCCACCGCCGGCAAGAATGGCCAGTTTCGCACCCCGCGCCACATAATCAAGCTGATGGCCGATCTGGTGCAGCCACAACTGGGCCACAAGATCGCCGACCCAGCTTGTGGCTCCGGCGGCTTCCTACTTGGCGCTTCTCAGTACATCGTCACGCAACTGGCTATCAAGGCAAGCAGCAAAGACCTCACACCCGATGAAGATGGCTTCGTGCGCACCTCGGTCGCCGCTGCGCTCACCAAAAATGCCCAAGACACTCTGGCCAAGTCGCTTTGGGGTTACGACATCGACCAGACCATGGTGCGGCTGGGCCTGATGAATCTGATGATGCACGGCATCGACGAGCCGCACATCGACTACAAGGACACCCTCAGCAAGAGCTACACCGAGGAAGCTGAGTACGACATCGTGATGGCCAACCCGCCCTTTACCGGCAGCATCGACAAGGGCGACATCAACGAAAACCTGCAACTGGATACCACCAAGACCGAACTGCTGTTTGTCGAGAACATCTACCGCCTACTCAAGACTGGCGGCACTGCTTGCGTCATCGTGCCGCAAGGCGTACTGTTTGGCACCGGCAAGGCCTTCAAGGAGTTGCGCCAGAGACTAGTGGATCGTTGCGACCTGAAGGCAGTGATCACCCTGCCCAGCGGCGTGTTCAAACCCTATGCCGGAGTCAGCACCGCCATTCTGCTGTTCACCAAGGTCTGGGGGCCGAAAGACAAGGTGAGCAAACCCGCCACCGGGCATGTCTGGTTTTACGAGATGGATGCAGATGGTTATTCGCTGGACGACAAGCGCAGCAAGCAGGAAGGCTACGGCGACCTGCAAGACATCATCGCCTGCTATCGCGCCCGCGATGCTGCCACCGACATTGACCGCACCGCCAAATGCTTCATGGTGCCGCGCAGCGAGATTGCCGACGAGAAGAACAGCTACGACCTCTCGCTTTCTCGCTACAAGCAGGATGTCTTCGAGGAAGTGCACTACGACGCGCCGGGTGTGATTCTGGATCAGTTGATTCAGGCCGAGGTGGGCGATGTGGATGAAGCGGAATTGGGCAAAGTGCAGAGCGGCATCGTGCGGGAGTTGCTGGAGTTGAAAGGAATGGTGGGATGA